In Nitratireductor basaltis, the following are encoded in one genomic region:
- a CDS encoding HAD family hydrolase: MPKPDLIIFDCDGVLVDSEIVAARVGSELLREAGHEITPEELAQQYAGLTFRDILIKIEKDAQILFKATMIEECEALVDKRLRAEVKAIPGTAEAVQSLGIPHCICSNSSTQRIEAMLTRTRLLPLFEGVIYSSLETPTKLPKPAPDVFLHAAEEKGAEPKTTFVIEDSVHGITGARAAGMRVIGFTGASHTHPLHADMLMEAGAETTISRMADLNKTIEALSSFTADI, translated from the coding sequence ATGCCAAAGCCTGATCTCATTATCTTCGACTGCGACGGTGTGCTCGTCGATTCCGAAATCGTCGCAGCGCGGGTGGGGTCGGAGTTGCTGCGCGAGGCGGGGCACGAGATCACACCGGAGGAACTGGCGCAGCAATATGCGGGCCTGACTTTCCGCGACATCCTCATCAAGATCGAGAAGGACGCGCAGATCCTCTTCAAGGCAACCATGATCGAGGAATGCGAGGCGCTGGTGGACAAGCGCCTGCGCGCCGAAGTGAAGGCCATTCCCGGCACGGCCGAAGCAGTGCAGAGTCTCGGCATACCCCATTGCATCTGCTCCAACTCGTCCACGCAGCGCATCGAGGCGATGCTGACGCGCACGCGTCTCCTGCCACTGTTCGAAGGCGTGATCTATTCCTCGCTCGAGACACCTACCAAATTGCCGAAACCGGCTCCAGATGTCTTCCTGCATGCCGCGGAAGAAAAGGGCGCTGAGCCGAAGACCACCTTTGTGATCGAGGATTCGGTGCACGGCATCACAGGCGCGCGCGCCGCCGGTATGCGCGTTATCGGCTTCACCGGTGCATCCCACACTCACCCGCTTCACGCTGACATGCTCATGGAAGCGGGCGCGGAGACGACAATCAGCCGGATGGCAGACCTCAACAAGACCATAGAAGCGCTGAGCAGTTTTACGGCGGATATCTGA
- a CDS encoding type II toxin-antitoxin system PrlF family antitoxin, with protein MADLAYETSKLTDRYQTTVPSGVRKQLKLSKGDQIRYHIEPNGRVYIEPVNADDADAALGAFLDFLEADLKAHPERISVFDGALLQRLENVVGDVQVELDEPLSPDDE; from the coding sequence ATGGCCGACCTTGCTTATGAGACGTCCAAGCTCACGGACCGGTACCAGACGACCGTGCCCAGCGGCGTACGCAAGCAGTTAAAGCTCTCGAAGGGCGACCAAATTCGCTATCATATCGAGCCTAACGGGCGAGTTTATATCGAACCGGTGAATGCTGACGATGCGGATGCTGCACTGGGAGCATTTCTCGACTTCCTCGAAGCCGACTTGAAAGCCCATCCCGAACGCATAAGTGTTTTCGACGGCGCACTGCTTCAGCGTCTTGAAAACGTCGTTGGTGATGTTCAGGTCGAATTGGATGAACCACTGTCACCGGATGACGAATGA
- a CDS encoding type II toxin-antitoxin system YhaV family toxin, which produces MTVGGRNPPLVVNGWSIYAHPVFLDQLEALIEEVEARKARDPDGWRKKNCTKRLAAILQLVRDRIPSDPGAPDFRQGNSLGSNRKHWFRAKFFQQYRLFYRFNSEAKIIVLAWVNDEKTRRAYSSRTDAYLIFKAMLENGNPPDSFDTLLREAENVAQRAKTSLVGSQE; this is translated from the coding sequence ATGACTGTGGGTGGCCGGAATCCACCTCTGGTCGTCAACGGCTGGTCCATCTATGCCCACCCCGTCTTTCTAGATCAGCTCGAAGCGCTGATAGAGGAAGTAGAAGCGCGCAAGGCGCGTGACCCAGACGGTTGGCGCAAGAAGAACTGCACAAAACGATTGGCCGCCATCCTCCAATTGGTTCGTGACCGAATACCGTCAGATCCCGGGGCGCCTGATTTTCGGCAAGGCAATTCTCTGGGAAGCAACCGAAAACACTGGTTCAGAGCCAAGTTCTTTCAGCAATATCGTCTGTTCTATCGCTTCAACAGCGAGGCGAAAATCATCGTTCTTGCCTGGGTGAATGATGAAAAGACTCGGCGGGCTTATAGCAGTCGAACCGACGCCTATCTGATTTTCAAGGCAATGCTAGAGAACGGCAATCCCCCCGACAGCTTCGATACGCTGTTACGCGAAGCCGAGAACGTCGCCCAACGCGCCAAGACCAGTCTGGTTGGATCGCAAGAGTGA
- the thrC gene encoding threonine synthase — MATDFISTRGEAPALGFADVMLQGLARDGGLYVPREWPQFSAEDIRSLRGLSYEETAFRVLKPFIGDAIGDDVLRQIIQDAYATFRHPARCPLVQSGPSEFILELFHGPTLAFKDVAMQLLARLMDHVLAERGERVTIAGATSGDTGGAAIHAFAGTSRADLFILFPHGKVSPVQQRQMTTSGAANVQAIAIEGNFDDCQGLVKGMFNDHAFRDRVGLSGVNSINWARIMAQIVYYFTSAVALGAPERKISFTVPTGNFGDIFAAYAAKRMGLPIGRLVIATNENDILARALATGEYSTQGVVATTSPSMDIQVSSNFERLLFEASGRDAGEVRNAMESLKQSGSFTIAEATLNAIRAEFAAGRAGIDETARTIAEVLKSADYLADPHTANALHVARNLAEPGELMVVLSTAHPAKFPDAVEQASGITPSLPVWLDGLMEKEEAYTVLPSDLKMMEDHIDRHSRATG; from the coding sequence ATGGCAACCGACTTCATCAGTACACGCGGCGAAGCGCCGGCACTTGGGTTTGCAGACGTCATGCTGCAGGGGCTGGCACGCGATGGCGGGCTCTATGTCCCGCGCGAATGGCCGCAATTTTCAGCCGAAGATATTCGCAGCCTCCGCGGCCTCAGCTATGAGGAGACCGCATTCCGCGTTCTGAAGCCGTTTATCGGGGATGCCATTGGCGATGATGTGCTGCGCCAGATCATCCAGGATGCCTATGCCACGTTCCGCCATCCCGCACGCTGCCCGTTGGTGCAGAGCGGGCCTAGCGAGTTCATTCTGGAGCTGTTTCACGGGCCGACACTTGCCTTCAAGGATGTCGCCATGCAGCTTCTGGCGCGCCTCATGGACCATGTGCTGGCCGAGCGCGGTGAGCGGGTGACGATCGCAGGGGCGACATCAGGCGACACGGGCGGTGCGGCCATCCACGCCTTTGCAGGCACGAGCCGGGCCGATCTCTTCATCCTCTTCCCGCATGGCAAGGTCTCGCCGGTGCAGCAGCGCCAGATGACGACCTCGGGCGCGGCCAATGTCCAGGCCATCGCCATCGAAGGAAATTTCGACGACTGCCAGGGCCTCGTGAAAGGCATGTTCAACGACCATGCCTTCCGCGACCGTGTGGGTTTGTCGGGCGTGAATTCGATCAACTGGGCGCGGATCATGGCCCAGATCGTCTATTATTTCACCTCCGCCGTGGCACTTGGCGCGCCAGAGCGAAAAATCTCCTTCACCGTTCCAACGGGCAATTTCGGCGATATTTTCGCAGCCTATGCCGCCAAGAGGATGGGCCTTCCCATCGGCCGTCTCGTCATCGCCACCAATGAAAACGACATTCTGGCGCGCGCGCTGGCGACTGGCGAATATTCCACGCAAGGCGTCGTGGCGACCACTTCTCCGAGCATGGACATCCAAGTTTCGTCAAATTTCGAGCGTCTGTTGTTCGAGGCGTCCGGTCGGGACGCGGGCGAAGTGCGCAACGCGATGGAAAGCCTCAAGCAATCGGGGTCATTTACGATTGCCGAGGCAACGCTGAACGCGATACGCGCGGAATTCGCCGCGGGGCGCGCGGGCATCGACGAAACGGCCAGAACCATTGCCGAAGTGCTGAAATCCGCCGACTATCTGGCAGATCCGCATACGGCGAATGCCTTGCATGTGGCGCGAAACCTGGCCGAACCCGGTGAGTTGATGGTAGTGCTGTCCACTGCCCATCCGGCAAAGTTCCCCGATGCCGTCGAGCAGGCCAGCGGCATCACACCTTCCCTTCCTGTCTGGCTTGACGGCCTGATGGAGAAAGAGGAAGCCTATACCGTCCTTCCATCCGACCTGAAAATGATGGAAGATCATATCGATCGCCATTCACGAGCGACCGGCTGA
- a CDS encoding M16 family metallopeptidase: MGVEVSRLSNGLTVATETMPHLESVALGIWVKSGSRDEREDEHGMAHLLEHMAFKGTSKRSALQIATDIEDVGGEINAATSVETTAFFARVLNDDLPLAIDILADILQDSKFDPAELEREQHVILQEIGAAHDTPDDVVFDRFTETAFRHQALGRSILGTPETVESFTSEQLHKFLERQYGADRMVVVAAGGVKHEDFVREVEQRLGTFRAKAAVEPQRYAHYVGGDYREHRDLMDAQIILGFEGRAYHVRDFYLSQVLSMILGGGMSSRLFQEVRERRGLCYSVYAFHWGFSDTGIFGVHAATGQSDIQELIPVIMKELQRAGENIDQAELERARAQYRAGLMMSRESPASRASQIARQLLLYGRPIETDELMDRLSGLTVERLADLSQRMFTSKPTVAAVGPVGELAPFETIRSQLASAGSTPRKLAV, translated from the coding sequence ATGGGTGTAGAAGTAAGCCGTCTTTCAAACGGCTTGACCGTCGCGACCGAAACGATGCCGCATCTGGAGTCGGTCGCGCTGGGTATCTGGGTAAAATCCGGTTCCCGTGACGAGCGCGAGGATGAGCATGGAATGGCTCATTTGCTCGAGCACATGGCCTTCAAGGGCACCTCCAAACGCAGCGCGCTGCAGATCGCGACCGACATCGAGGATGTCGGCGGGGAGATCAACGCGGCTACCAGCGTCGAGACCACGGCTTTCTTTGCAAGGGTCCTGAACGACGACCTGCCGCTCGCCATCGACATTCTTGCAGACATTCTCCAGGATTCGAAGTTCGATCCGGCGGAGCTTGAGCGTGAACAGCATGTGATCCTGCAGGAGATCGGTGCAGCCCACGACACGCCGGATGACGTCGTGTTCGACCGTTTCACCGAGACCGCTTTCCGCCACCAGGCGCTAGGGCGCTCCATTCTCGGTACGCCGGAGACCGTTGAAAGCTTCACCTCCGAACAGCTTCACAAGTTCCTCGAGCGCCAATATGGCGCCGACCGCATGGTCGTTGTTGCTGCCGGTGGCGTGAAGCACGAGGATTTCGTGCGGGAAGTCGAGCAGCGTCTTGGCACGTTCCGCGCCAAGGCCGCCGTCGAGCCGCAGCGTTATGCCCATTATGTGGGTGGCGACTATCGCGAACATCGCGACCTTATGGACGCGCAGATCATTCTCGGCTTCGAGGGACGCGCTTATCATGTGCGTGATTTCTATCTCTCGCAGGTCCTGTCGATGATCCTGGGCGGCGGCATGTCCTCGCGCCTTTTCCAGGAAGTGCGTGAGCGCCGCGGCCTTTGCTATTCGGTTTATGCCTTCCACTGGGGTTTTTCAGACACCGGCATCTTTGGGGTTCACGCTGCCACGGGCCAGTCCGATATCCAGGAACTCATTCCGGTCATCATGAAGGAGCTTCAGCGGGCTGGTGAGAACATCGATCAGGCCGAGCTTGAGCGCGCACGTGCGCAATATCGCGCAGGCCTGATGATGTCGCGGGAAAGCCCGGCGAGCCGCGCATCGCAGATCGCGCGACAGCTTCTGCTCTACGGGCGCCCCATCGAGACGGACGAGCTGATGGATCGCCTGTCCGGTCTTACTGTGGAGCGTCTTGCCGATCTCTCGCAGCGCATGTTCACCTCCAAGCCAACTGTTGCCGCAGTCGGTCCGGTGGGCGAGCTTGCACCTTTCGAGACCATCCGCAGCCAGTTGGCGAGTGCTGGCAGCACGCCGCGCAAGCTGGCCGTCTGA
- a CDS encoding GNAT family N-acetyltransferase: protein MFQPPFLRRDLPTLKGGRVSLRMPAHSDYRQWAALREESRDFLVPWEPAWSADELSRQAFRQRLRRYRDEYDRGTGLTFFVFLQETEALAGGLSLSNIRRGVAQTATIGYWMGAPHAGQGLMLDALKLVIPFAFGRLSLHRLEAACIPENQRSVRLLEKAGFRREGLARSYLKINGAWQDHVLYALVAGEHQMETGRG from the coding sequence ATGTTTCAGCCGCCCTTTCTTCGTCGCGACCTGCCGACGCTGAAAGGAGGGAGAGTAAGTCTTCGCATGCCGGCCCATTCCGACTATCGGCAATGGGCCGCTTTGCGCGAGGAAAGCCGCGATTTCCTCGTGCCGTGGGAACCGGCCTGGTCGGCGGATGAGCTTTCCCGCCAGGCCTTCCGCCAGAGGCTTCGTCGCTACCGTGACGAATATGACCGCGGCACCGGCCTGACCTTCTTCGTTTTCCTTCAGGAAACCGAAGCGCTTGCCGGCGGATTATCACTGTCCAATATCCGCCGCGGCGTCGCACAGACAGCGACCATCGGCTATTGGATGGGCGCTCCACATGCCGGCCAGGGCCTCATGCTCGATGCCTTGAAACTCGTTATCCCCTTCGCATTCGGCCGCCTGAGCTTGCACCGTCTGGAGGCCGCCTGTATTCCCGAGAACCAGCGTTCCGTCCGCTTACTTGAAAAAGCCGGATTCAGACGCGAAGGGCTTGCTCGCTCCTATCTCAAGATCAATGGGGCATGGCAGGACCACGTTCTCTATGCGCTTGTTGCTGGGGAGCATCAGATGGAAACAGGACGAGGCTGA
- a CDS encoding EAL domain-containing protein: MTALFLGLGLGRSVAIEPIKISQDDIALDLSEAVEIYRNQGQSFQVSTAPGADGIVRRIEVEAQDKGSSGDWALFALANTTDQQIDRLIVAPHFRLVGSGLVWPDLGSRRIVSITPSEGFALDRQDSADADEFLVTLNPGSVVTFVVELASPNLPQVYLWDPAAYKEMVNSYTLFRGIVIGIAGLLALFLTILFVVKGTSMFPATAALAWAILAYISIDFGFLNRIMDISPGTEQLWRAGTEISLAATLVVFLFAYLNLNRWHDHFSYGMLAWILGLGLLGGVAMIDPSIAAGIARLSFAATAVVGLGLILYLGFQGYDRAIMLVPSWLMLLVWLAGAWMAVSGILDNDIVQPAIGGGLILIILLIGFTVIQHAFSGSALFQGLFSDMERQALAVTGSGDTVWDWDVMREKVVTKPDVARQLGLPANSLHGPARSWLPMLHADDRDTFRTTLDVVLEHRRGRIAQNFRLRGADGHYHWFALRARPVIGSDGEVIRCVGTMVDVTEQKKAEERLLHDAVHDNLTGLPNRELFLNRLDATIAMATAERSIRPTVFVIDIDRFKQVNDELGISAGDTILLTIARRLHRILKAGDSLSRIAGDQFALMLLSEQDPARVASVADAIRQAIRAPVTFAKREIVLTPSIGLVSWTSAQNAAEEMLKDAELAMYQAKRYGGDRIEPFRPAFRTIGTDRLQIESDLRRAIERKELTLAYQPIVQLKDQTIAGFEALLRWEHPRRGSIPPSDFIPIAESSGLIVQLGLFAMQKAAEDLVAWQKQLNGMPLFMSVNLSSRQLIRRDLVGDVRSVLARSGIKPENFRLELTESLVMDNPEQSTHVLDKLKDIGIGLSLDDFGTGYSSLSYLTRFPFDTIKIDKSFLDDPSDKRDVLMRSMVTMAQGLGLSVVAEGVSRDSDIEALREAACDYAQSFHFGAPVDGETAFKQLQDQASPVQA, translated from the coding sequence CTGACAGCCTTGTTTCTGGGCCTCGGGCTTGGCCGTTCCGTCGCCATCGAGCCCATCAAGATTTCGCAGGATGATATCGCGCTTGATCTTTCCGAAGCCGTCGAGATCTACCGCAATCAAGGCCAGAGTTTTCAGGTGTCCACAGCTCCCGGGGCAGACGGCATCGTGCGCCGCATCGAGGTCGAGGCGCAGGACAAGGGATCGTCCGGCGACTGGGCTCTGTTCGCACTTGCAAACACGACCGATCAGCAGATCGACCGGCTGATCGTGGCACCCCATTTCCGTCTTGTGGGTTCAGGTCTTGTATGGCCGGATCTCGGCTCACGACGCATAGTCTCCATCACCCCGTCGGAGGGCTTCGCACTCGACCGGCAGGACAGTGCCGATGCGGACGAGTTTCTCGTCACGCTCAATCCCGGCAGCGTTGTCACCTTCGTGGTCGAGCTTGCGTCGCCCAATCTGCCTCAGGTCTATCTTTGGGATCCGGCTGCCTACAAGGAGATGGTGAACTCCTACACGCTGTTTCGCGGTATCGTGATCGGCATTGCGGGCCTTCTGGCCCTGTTCCTGACCATTCTCTTCGTGGTCAAGGGTACTTCCATGTTCCCGGCGACCGCAGCGCTTGCATGGGCCATACTCGCCTATATTTCCATCGATTTCGGCTTCCTGAACCGGATCATGGACATCTCTCCGGGCACCGAGCAACTCTGGCGCGCCGGCACTGAGATTTCGCTGGCTGCAACACTTGTCGTCTTCCTGTTCGCCTATCTCAACCTCAACCGCTGGCACGACCATTTCAGCTACGGGATGCTGGCCTGGATCCTTGGCCTTGGCCTGCTTGGCGGCGTGGCAATGATCGACCCCTCCATTGCCGCGGGTATCGCACGCCTTTCCTTTGCGGCCACGGCGGTGGTTGGCCTCGGTCTGATCCTCTATCTCGGTTTCCAGGGCTATGACCGCGCGATCATGCTGGTGCCAAGCTGGCTCATGCTTCTGGTATGGCTTGCAGGCGCATGGATGGCCGTCAGCGGCATTCTGGACAATGACATCGTGCAGCCGGCCATTGGCGGCGGGCTGATCCTGATCATCCTTCTGATCGGGTTCACGGTCATACAGCATGCCTTCTCCGGCAGCGCGCTGTTCCAGGGTCTGTTCTCCGACATGGAGCGGCAGGCGCTGGCGGTCACCGGCTCAGGCGACACGGTTTGGGACTGGGACGTGATGCGCGAGAAGGTGGTCACGAAACCGGATGTGGCCAGGCAACTGGGCCTGCCGGCAAATTCTCTGCATGGTCCTGCGCGAAGCTGGCTTCCTATGCTTCATGCCGATGATCGCGACACATTCCGCACCACGCTCGATGTTGTGCTGGAACATCGTCGTGGACGCATCGCCCAGAATTTCCGCCTGCGGGGCGCTGATGGGCATTATCACTGGTTCGCGTTGCGGGCCCGTCCGGTGATCGGGTCGGACGGTGAGGTCATCCGCTGCGTGGGCACGATGGTGGATGTGACGGAGCAGAAAAAGGCCGAAGAACGCCTGCTTCATGATGCGGTGCATGACAATCTGACGGGTCTTCCCAATCGCGAACTTTTCCTCAATCGCCTCGATGCGACCATTGCCATGGCGACCGCCGAGCGCAGCATTCGCCCCACCGTCTTCGTCATCGACATCGACCGCTTCAAGCAGGTCAATGACGAGCTGGGCATTTCCGCGGGCGACACGATCCTTCTGACCATCGCGCGCCGCCTGCATCGCATTTTGAAGGCCGGCGATTCCCTTTCGCGCATTGCCGGCGACCAGTTTGCCCTGATGCTGCTTTCCGAACAGGATCCAGCCAGGGTGGCCTCAGTGGCCGACGCCATTCGTCAGGCCATTCGCGCACCGGTCACCTTCGCCAAACGCGAAATCGTGCTCACCCCTTCCATAGGGCTTGTCTCCTGGACCTCTGCGCAGAACGCGGCCGAGGAGATGCTGAAGGATGCGGAACTGGCCATGTATCAGGCCAAGCGATATGGCGGCGACCGCATCGAGCCTTTCCGCCCGGCCTTCCGCACCATCGGTACCGACCGGCTGCAGATCGAATCGGATCTGCGCCGCGCCATCGAGCGCAAGGAACTGACGCTGGCCTATCAGCCGATCGTGCAGTTGAAAGACCAAACCATCGCCGGCTTCGAGGCGCTGCTGCGCTGGGAGCATCCGCGTCGCGGCTCCATCCCGCCATCAGATTTCATTCCCATTGCCGAAAGCTCGGGGCTGATCGTTCAGCTTGGCCTGTTTGCGATGCAAAAGGCTGCGGAAGATCTCGTAGCCTGGCAAAAACAGCTCAACGGGATGCCGCTTTTCATGTCGGTGAACCTGTCCTCCCGCCAGCTCATTCGCCGCGATCTGGTAGGGGATGTGCGCTCGGTCCTCGCCCGCTCCGGCATCAAGCCTGAGAATTTCCGTCTGGAGCTGACGGAATCGCTGGTCATGGACAATCCCGAACAGTCCACTCATGTGCTCGACAAGCTGAAGGATATCGGGATCGGGCTTTCGCTCGACGATTTCGGGACCGGTTATTCGTCCCTGTCCTACCTCACCCGCTTCCCCTTCGACACGATCAAGATCGACAAGAGCTTTCTTGACGACCCCTCAGACAAGCGCGACGTCCTGATGCGTTCGATGGTCACGATGGCACAAGGTCTGGGGCTCAGCGTGGTTGCGGAAGGTGTCAGCCGCGACAGTGATATCGAAGCGCTGCGTGAGGCAGCCTGCGACTATGCGCAAAGCTTCCACTTCGGTGCTCCGGTGGACGGGGAGACGGCCTTCAAGCAGCTTCAGGACCAGGCAAGCCCCGTTCAGGCATGA
- a CDS encoding YqgE/AlgH family protein has protein sequence MKLDVGTPTATLGGSLQNHFLVAMPGMQDERFERTVIYVCAHGSDGAMGIVINRSKEVGFQDVLLELGILDDEESIRLPVAARNMAVRNGGPVDKGRGFVLHSGDYRVESSMPVSDRICLTATIDILKAISTGQGPRQALMALGYSGWAGGQLEAEIAENGWLACPATPDLLFDGDLDSTYDRVLASIGVDPLRLSQSAGHA, from the coding sequence ATGAAACTCGATGTCGGAACTCCCACCGCCACGCTTGGCGGATCGTTGCAGAACCATTTCCTGGTCGCCATGCCGGGCATGCAGGACGAGCGCTTCGAGCGCACTGTCATCTATGTCTGCGCCCACGGAAGCGACGGAGCCATGGGCATCGTGATCAACCGCTCAAAGGAAGTCGGATTCCAGGACGTACTTCTCGAACTCGGCATACTTGATGACGAGGAGTCCATTCGCCTTCCGGTCGCCGCACGCAACATGGCTGTTCGCAATGGCGGCCCGGTCGACAAGGGGCGGGGTTTCGTCCTGCACAGCGGCGATTACCGCGTGGAATCCTCGATGCCTGTCTCTGACAGGATATGCCTGACGGCAACCATCGACATTCTGAAAGCGATCTCGACAGGACAGGGGCCGCGTCAGGCCCTCATGGCACTGGGGTATTCGGGTTGGGCCGGTGGGCAGTTGGAAGCCGAAATCGCGGAGAATGGCTGGCTTGCATGTCCCGCCACACCGGATCTCCTCTTCGACGGCGATCTGGACAGCACCTATGACCGCGTCCTTGCCTCCATCGGTGTTGACCCGCTGCGCCTCAGCCAGTCCGCCGGTCATGCCTGA
- a CDS encoding protein-disulfide reductase DsbD domain-containing protein gives MLQLRGSIHTATFTAMNKSFLIVGIAALLPSLAGASSSTWTESTGGAVRLVTSGLPDEDGVLRGALEIRLQPGWKTYWKEPGGSGIPPQLEFASGADVEGYQVHFPPPVRVDDEYGSWAGYQQSVALPVEIKFSDPSSRSVEGSFFLGICESVCIPFEGQFAFDPAAEPENFEHRVKVEGAFAKLAPEPSEGFQAVSARLEGRELRIAVDVPSGLEAPQLFVAVEGVPANLPELHEQRAGRVEYIARLSRVPEPRPSSIYYTITGDGRAVSGYLALEE, from the coding sequence ATGCTTCAGTTGCGTGGAAGCATTCACACAGCCACATTCACCGCCATGAACAAGAGCTTCCTGATTGTCGGCATCGCTGCCCTCCTCCCCTCGCTCGCCGGTGCCTCATCGAGCACCTGGACGGAAAGCACGGGCGGAGCTGTCCGCCTCGTCACCAGCGGTCTGCCCGATGAAGATGGCGTATTGCGGGGTGCGCTGGAGATTCGACTCCAGCCGGGCTGGAAAACATATTGGAAAGAGCCTGGCGGCAGCGGTATTCCACCTCAGCTCGAATTTGCGTCCGGTGCGGATGTAGAAGGTTATCAGGTGCATTTTCCCCCACCTGTCAGGGTCGATGACGAGTATGGAAGCTGGGCCGGCTACCAGCAAAGCGTGGCGCTTCCGGTAGAGATAAAGTTCTCGGATCCTTCAAGCAGAAGCGTCGAGGGGAGCTTCTTCCTTGGCATCTGCGAGAGCGTCTGCATTCCCTTTGAAGGGCAGTTCGCCTTCGATCCGGCTGCAGAGCCGGAGAATTTCGAGCATCGCGTGAAGGTGGAAGGCGCGTTCGCCAAATTGGCGCCGGAACCGTCCGAAGGGTTTCAAGCGGTTTCCGCTCGGCTTGAGGGACGCGAGCTGCGTATTGCTGTAGACGTCCCTTCCGGCCTCGAAGCGCCTCAGCTTTTCGTCGCCGTGGAGGGTGTGCCGGCAAATCTGCCCGAGCTGCACGAGCAGCGCGCTGGTCGCGTTGAATATATCGCACGATTGTCGCGCGTGCCGGAACCCCGCCCCTCATCCATCTATTACACGATTACCGGCGATGGCCGCGCGGTTAGCGGGTACCTGGCTCTTGAAGAGTAG
- a CDS encoding peroxiredoxin, translating to MTIAVGERLPEGSLKKASPEGAEDVQVKDFFAGRKVVLFGVPGAFTPTCSTNHLPGFVENYDNILERGVDEIAVLSVNDHHVMGAWARFTGAEEKITFLADGNGAFTKALGLEADLSVAGLGVRSSRFSMLVEDGVVKELNVEDSPGKAEKSGAAKILEQI from the coding sequence ATGACGATTGCAGTAGGCGAACGTCTGCCGGAAGGCAGCCTGAAAAAGGCATCACCGGAAGGTGCCGAAGACGTGCAGGTGAAAGATTTCTTCGCTGGCCGCAAAGTCGTTCTGTTTGGCGTGCCGGGCGCGTTCACACCGACCTGCAGCACCAATCACCTGCCCGGTTTTGTCGAAAACTACGACAATATCCTTGAGCGCGGTGTCGATGAGATCGCCGTTCTTTCGGTCAACGACCACCATGTCATGGGCGCCTGGGCGCGCTTCACCGGTGCCGAGGAGAAGATCACCTTCCTGGCCGATGGCAATGGCGCGTTCACGAAGGCGCTGGGCCTTGAGGCAGACCTTTCAGTTGCCGGGCTGGGCGTGCGCTCCAGCCGCTTCTCCATGCTCGTTGAGGACGGTGTGGTGAAGGAGCTGAATGTCGAGGACAGCCCCGGCAAGGCCGAAAAGAGCGGCGCTGCAAAGATCCTCGAACAGATCTGA